The Streptomyces spororaveus genome includes a region encoding these proteins:
- a CDS encoding FHA domain-containing protein, with protein sequence MTQGEEGGSAAMPTCPNGHQSASDDWCEVCGHRMAASEGPPPVPSYGYGFPPTAGEPTAQAELCPQCRTPREAMAPFCEECRYNFLTRTPTSYAPAAQDPGPQATGVGAGGGAGGRGTPPPPVPAPGSYSQDHFEYQGSRPSRVNRPAEPLQREDDWLLPPPAHESPLEYQPAPQPQYQQQPPPQQQREYQQEYQQQGPPPPPQPQYQQQPPPQHQPFPPQGGGAWSATIAPDRSYFMAMMQRSGPEAAGLNLPAYSPEQHLPLSGGQITIGRRRASTGESPDIDLSVPPEDPGVSHQHAVLVQQPDLSWAVVDQNSTNGTTINGGEEPIQPYVPVPLVDGDRVHVGAWTTITIRRG encoded by the coding sequence ATGACGCAGGGAGAAGAAGGGGGAAGCGCCGCCATGCCGACCTGCCCGAACGGGCACCAGTCCGCGTCCGACGACTGGTGCGAGGTCTGCGGCCACCGCATGGCTGCCTCGGAGGGACCGCCCCCGGTGCCCTCCTACGGCTACGGCTTCCCCCCGACCGCCGGTGAACCGACCGCCCAGGCCGAGCTCTGCCCGCAGTGCCGGACCCCGCGCGAGGCCATGGCCCCGTTCTGCGAGGAATGCCGCTACAACTTCCTCACCCGTACCCCGACTTCGTACGCGCCTGCGGCCCAGGACCCGGGACCCCAGGCGACGGGCGTCGGTGCCGGCGGGGGTGCCGGCGGTCGCGGTACGCCTCCGCCGCCCGTGCCCGCTCCCGGGAGCTACTCCCAGGACCACTTCGAGTACCAGGGCTCGCGGCCGTCCCGGGTCAACCGGCCGGCCGAGCCGCTGCAGCGCGAGGACGACTGGCTGCTGCCGCCGCCGGCGCACGAGTCGCCGCTGGAGTACCAGCCGGCGCCGCAGCCCCAGTACCAGCAGCAGCCCCCGCCGCAGCAGCAGCGGGAGTACCAGCAGGAGTACCAGCAGCAGGGGCCGCCGCCGCCCCCGCAGCCCCAGTACCAGCAGCAGCCTCCGCCGCAGCACCAGCCCTTCCCGCCCCAGGGCGGTGGCGCCTGGAGCGCGACGATCGCCCCCGACCGCTCGTACTTCATGGCGATGATGCAGCGCAGCGGCCCCGAGGCCGCCGGGCTCAACCTGCCCGCCTACTCCCCGGAGCAGCACCTTCCGCTGTCCGGCGGCCAGATCACCATCGGCCGCCGCCGCGCCTCCACGGGCGAGTCCCCCGACATCGACCTGTCGGTGCCCCCGGAGGACCCGGGCGTCTCCCACCAGCACGCGGTGCTCGTCCAGCAGCCCGACCTCAGCTGGGCGGTGGTGGACCAGAACTCCACCAACGGCACCACCATCAACGGCGGCGAGGAGCCGATCCAGCCCTACGTACCGGTCCCCCTCGTCGACGGCGACCGGGTCCACGTGGGCGCCTGGACGACGATCACGATCCGCCGCGGCTGA
- a CDS encoding methyltransferase domain-containing protein, protein MAGHTAHTETRDLRETAHAAQVRELTAAGVLEDPRWRAAFAAVPRHVFVPYFWTGRGAGHERLWAQDPDPERRARWLRGVYVDTPLATRMRDGQQVSSSSQPSLMAKMLDALDVRDGDDVLEIGAGTGYNAALLCHRLGEEHVTTVDLDEEITESARAHLAELGYHPAVVTGDGARGCPARAPFDRIMVTCTLPLIPYTWLGQCRPGARILGPLSTGLIALTVRDAGFAEGNFLHTSAYFVPLRGATAAPPPDPAATEYGLPYELVENERFQFMLVLTAGVLHPREALDLWRREGRPARERFGVSVSAEGQWSWLDDPQGPYVWPLGKG, encoded by the coding sequence ATGGCCGGACACACCGCGCACACCGAGACACGGGACCTGCGGGAGACCGCGCACGCCGCCCAGGTGCGGGAGCTGACCGCCGCCGGGGTGCTGGAGGACCCACGCTGGCGGGCGGCCTTCGCGGCCGTGCCCCGGCACGTGTTCGTCCCGTACTTCTGGACCGGTCGCGGCGCCGGTCACGAGCGGCTCTGGGCGCAGGACCCCGACCCCGAACGCCGGGCCCGCTGGCTGCGCGGGGTCTACGTCGACACCCCGCTGGCGACCCGGATGCGCGACGGGCAGCAGGTCTCCTCCAGCAGCCAGCCCTCCCTGATGGCGAAGATGCTGGACGCCCTGGACGTGCGCGACGGCGACGACGTCCTGGAGATCGGCGCGGGCACCGGCTACAACGCGGCCCTGCTCTGCCACCGGCTCGGCGAGGAGCACGTCACCACCGTGGACCTGGACGAGGAGATCACCGAGTCCGCCCGGGCGCACCTGGCCGAACTCGGCTACCACCCGGCGGTGGTCACCGGGGACGGGGCGCGCGGCTGCCCCGCCCGGGCCCCGTTCGACCGGATCATGGTGACCTGCACGCTGCCGCTGATCCCGTACACCTGGCTCGGCCAGTGCCGGCCGGGGGCGCGGATCCTGGGGCCGCTGTCCACCGGGCTGATCGCACTGACCGTCCGGGACGCCGGTTTCGCCGAGGGCAACTTCCTCCACACCTCGGCGTACTTCGTCCCGCTGCGCGGGGCCACGGCCGCCCCGCCGCCCGACCCGGCCGCCACGGAGTACGGGCTCCCGTACGAGCTGGTGGAGAACGAGCGCTTCCAGTTCATGCTCGTGCTGACCGCGGGCGTCCTGCACCCCCGCGAGGCCCTGGACCTGTGGCGTCGCGAGGGCCGCCCGGCCCGGGAACGCTTCGGGGTCTCGGTGAGCGCCGAGGGCCAGTGGTCGTGGCTCGACGATCCCCAGGGGCCCTACGTGTGGCCCCTGGGGAAGGGGTGA
- a CDS encoding protein phosphatase 2C domain-containing protein produces MSMHRLSGCPSCAEPLEEGDRFCGVCGYAVSAPPPAAVDHPTIPIPPAPPAPPVPPARPAAASAAPAGGYASPAPGVPHAAAEPAPGWGSAASAAPTLVDDPAAWAAGPAETEPEPEPRQGPAGATYAASGHGNPYGTGTPPEGTPWGAAEHPYGAAADAPRARYDLPGDATAPGGSGHPAGENPYGPESDREPAYGAPQPQPAAPEGGKTCVACRAGRVDTDGYCEHCGHAQPRERDHIEEELGSVAAVTDRGLRHHRNEDSFAVSATALPDGSAATVAIVCDGVSSASRPDEASAAAAVAANETLLEALPRGAHPQEAMHEAILAAAEAVNALAPETPGAQNAPACTLVGAVVGGGLLTIGWVGDSRAYWIPDDRAALPRRLTEDDSWAAQMVAAGLMGEAEAYADVRAHAITGWLGADAYDLEPHTATFKPDHPGVVVVCTDGLWNYAESAREMAQVVPADAATRPLHSAQVLVGYALDGGGHDNVTVAVVPFATHPEQEPGPDAEPGPAARPE; encoded by the coding sequence ATGTCGATGCATCGGCTGTCGGGCTGCCCCAGCTGCGCGGAACCCCTGGAGGAGGGTGACCGTTTCTGCGGCGTCTGCGGCTACGCCGTGAGCGCTCCTCCCCCGGCCGCCGTGGACCACCCGACCATCCCCATCCCACCGGCGCCGCCCGCACCGCCGGTGCCGCCGGCCCGGCCCGCCGCCGCGTCCGCCGCGCCGGCGGGCGGTTACGCGAGCCCGGCCCCCGGTGTCCCGCACGCGGCCGCCGAGCCCGCCCCGGGCTGGGGCAGCGCCGCCTCGGCCGCGCCGACGCTGGTGGACGACCCGGCCGCCTGGGCCGCCGGCCCGGCGGAGACGGAGCCCGAACCGGAGCCGCGGCAGGGCCCGGCCGGAGCCACGTACGCCGCCTCCGGCCACGGCAACCCGTACGGCACCGGCACCCCGCCGGAGGGCACCCCGTGGGGAGCGGCGGAGCACCCGTACGGCGCCGCCGCGGACGCCCCGCGGGCCCGGTACGACCTGCCCGGCGACGCCACCGCGCCCGGCGGGAGCGGGCACCCCGCCGGCGAGAACCCGTACGGCCCCGAGTCCGACCGGGAACCGGCGTACGGCGCCCCGCAGCCCCAGCCCGCGGCCCCGGAGGGCGGGAAGACCTGCGTCGCCTGCCGCGCCGGGCGCGTCGACACCGACGGGTACTGCGAGCACTGCGGGCACGCGCAGCCCCGCGAGCGCGACCACATCGAGGAGGAGCTCGGGAGCGTCGCCGCCGTCACCGACCGGGGCCTGCGCCACCACCGCAACGAGGACTCGTTCGCCGTGTCCGCCACCGCCCTGCCCGACGGCTCCGCCGCCACCGTGGCCATCGTCTGCGACGGCGTCTCCTCCGCCAGCCGCCCCGACGAGGCGTCGGCCGCCGCGGCCGTCGCCGCGAACGAGACGCTGCTCGAGGCGCTCCCGCGCGGCGCCCACCCCCAGGAGGCCATGCACGAGGCGATCCTGGCCGCCGCCGAAGCGGTGAACGCCCTGGCCCCGGAGACCCCCGGCGCGCAGAACGCCCCCGCCTGCACCCTGGTCGGCGCCGTCGTCGGCGGCGGCCTGCTGACCATCGGCTGGGTGGGCGACAGCCGCGCCTACTGGATCCCCGACGACCGCGCCGCCCTGCCGCGCCGCCTGACCGAGGACGACTCCTGGGCCGCCCAGATGGTCGCCGCCGGTCTGATGGGCGAGGCCGAGGCCTACGCGGACGTCCGCGCGCACGCCATCACCGGCTGGCTGGGGGCCGACGCGTACGACCTCGAACCGCACACCGCGACCTTCAAACCCGACCACCCCGGGGTGGTGGTGGTCTGCACCGACGGACTGTGGAACTACGCGGAATCCGCGCGGGAGATGGCCCAGGTGGTACCGGCCGACGCCGCGACCCGCCCCCTGCACAGCGCCCAGGTACTGGTGGGGTACGCACTCGACGGCGGCGGCCACGACAACGTCACCGTGGCCGTCGTGCCGTTCGCCACGCACCCCGAGCAGGAACCGGGACCGGATGCGGAGCCGGGCCCGGCGGCACGACCGGAATAG
- a CDS encoding serine/threonine-protein kinase — MPRPNPSTAVLENPEVPERKRFCSRSDCGAPVGRSRGDRPGRTEGFCTKCGHPYSFVPKLRSGDVVRGQYEVAGCLAHGGLGWVYLAVDRAVADRWVVLKGLLDTGDQDAMEAAISERRFLAEIEHSNIVRIYNFVEHLDQRTGSLDGYIVMEYVGGKSLKEIANERRRPDGRRDPLPVEQACAYGIEALEALGHLHSRNLLYCDFKVDNAIQQQDQLKLIDMGAVRRMDDAESAIYGTVGYQAPEVAELGPSVASDLYTVARTLAVLTFDFQGYTNVFVDSLPDPEHIEVFRRYESFYRLLVRATDPDPGRRFASAQEMADQLTGVLREVVALQTGRPRPQLSTLFGPELRVPDTQLFADAADAVVSRLGCRPIASRPSVSRRGGGLFGARGRGGVPAGVPAPGGAHAPGASGGPAPSGPAAPAPGPAGASGPWAHQHVGGTPPGGTPAPGAPGGAATARPGNPAGGAPLPALGSTSTHMTGAPVPGPRQAPTAPATAPAPVPGAGPVPAPVSPPPAAGATTLDARDTALALPVPLVDPADPNAGFLTGLLASAPGDLLGALSAAPAESAELRLRELRARLELGELPEAGRALAELEARHPDDWRVVWARGIASLATGDDEIAALSFDAIYDAFPGEPAPKLALGLCAEVLGQLDNAAEYYRLVWITDPGFVSAAFGLARVQLAAGDRDGAVRTLESVPESSIHYTAARVAAVRARLRDRSPQEPLLADLAAAADQVEALRRFGLDPERQERLATEVLGAALDWVLSGSRGSDPGRTSLLGSQLDERGLRFGLERSYRVLARLARRGEERIELVERANRFRPRTWV, encoded by the coding sequence GTGCCGCGTCCGAATCCCTCGACCGCCGTCCTGGAGAACCCGGAGGTGCCGGAGCGCAAGCGGTTCTGCTCGCGCTCGGACTGCGGGGCTCCGGTGGGCCGCTCCCGGGGCGACCGGCCGGGCCGGACGGAAGGGTTCTGCACCAAGTGCGGGCACCCGTACTCCTTCGTGCCCAAGCTGCGCTCGGGTGACGTGGTGCGCGGCCAGTACGAGGTGGCGGGCTGCCTGGCGCACGGCGGTCTCGGCTGGGTGTACCTGGCGGTGGACCGGGCCGTCGCGGACCGGTGGGTGGTCCTCAAGGGCCTGCTGGACACCGGGGACCAGGACGCGATGGAGGCCGCGATCTCCGAGCGGCGCTTCCTCGCGGAGATCGAGCACTCCAACATCGTGCGGATCTACAACTTCGTGGAGCACCTGGACCAGCGGACCGGTTCGCTGGACGGGTACATCGTCATGGAGTACGTCGGCGGCAAGTCGCTGAAGGAGATCGCGAACGAGCGGCGCCGGCCGGACGGGCGGCGCGACCCGCTGCCGGTGGAGCAGGCGTGCGCCTACGGCATCGAGGCGCTGGAGGCGCTCGGCCATCTGCACAGCCGGAACCTCCTGTACTGCGACTTCAAGGTCGACAACGCGATCCAGCAGCAGGACCAGCTGAAGCTGATCGACATGGGCGCGGTCCGGCGGATGGACGACGCCGAGTCGGCCATCTACGGCACGGTGGGCTACCAGGCCCCCGAGGTCGCGGAGCTGGGCCCCTCGGTCGCCTCCGACCTCTACACGGTGGCGCGCACCCTGGCCGTGCTGACCTTCGACTTCCAGGGCTACACCAACGTGTTCGTGGATTCGCTGCCGGATCCGGAGCACATCGAGGTGTTCCGGCGGTACGAGTCCTTCTACCGGCTGCTGGTCCGGGCCACCGACCCGGACCCGGGGCGGCGGTTCGCGTCCGCGCAGGAGATGGCGGACCAGCTGACGGGCGTGCTGCGGGAGGTGGTCGCCCTGCAGACGGGCCGGCCGCGGCCGCAGCTGTCGACCCTCTTCGGCCCGGAGCTGCGGGTTCCGGACACCCAGCTGTTCGCCGACGCGGCCGACGCCGTCGTCTCCCGGCTGGGCTGCCGGCCGATCGCCTCCCGGCCGTCCGTCTCCCGGCGGGGCGGCGGGCTGTTCGGAGCCCGCGGCCGCGGCGGGGTACCGGCCGGGGTCCCCGCGCCCGGTGGCGCGCACGCGCCCGGGGCGTCGGGCGGCCCGGCGCCGTCCGGCCCGGCCGCTCCGGCTCCGGGACCGGCGGGCGCATCCGGCCCCTGGGCGCACCAGCACGTCGGCGGCACGCCGCCGGGCGGAACGCCCGCCCCCGGGGCGCCCGGTGGCGCGGCGACGGCCCGGCCCGGGAATCCGGCCGGGGGCGCGCCGCTGCCCGCGCTCGGGAGCACGAGCACGCACATGACGGGGGCGCCGGTGCCGGGACCGCGGCAGGCGCCCACGGCCCCGGCGACGGCGCCGGCTCCGGTCCCGGGTGCGGGGCCGGTACCGGCCCCCGTGTCCCCGCCGCCCGCCGCTGGAGCGACCACGCTGGACGCGCGCGACACCGCGCTGGCCCTGCCCGTACCGCTGGTGGACCCCGCCGACCCGAACGCCGGTTTCCTGACCGGTCTGCTGGCCTCCGCGCCGGGCGACCTGCTGGGCGCCCTGAGCGCGGCGCCCGCCGAGTCGGCCGAACTGCGGCTGCGGGAGCTGCGGGCCCGCCTGGAGCTGGGCGAACTGCCCGAGGCCGGACGCGCCCTGGCGGAGCTGGAGGCCCGGCATCCGGACGACTGGCGGGTGGTGTGGGCCCGTGGCATCGCCTCGCTGGCCACCGGTGACGACGAGATAGCGGCCCTGTCCTTCGACGCGATCTACGACGCCTTCCCGGGCGAGCCCGCGCCGAAGCTGGCCCTCGGGCTGTGCGCGGAGGTGCTGGGCCAGCTGGACAACGCCGCCGAGTACTACCGCCTCGTGTGGATCACCGACCCCGGCTTCGTGAGCGCGGCCTTCGGTCTGGCCCGCGTCCAACTGGCCGCCGGGGACCGGGACGGAGCCGTGCGCACGCTGGAATCCGTACCGGAGTCGTCGATCCACTACACCGCCGCGCGGGTGGCGGCCGTACGCGCACGTCTGCGCGACCGGTCCCCGCAGGAGCCGCTGCTGGCCGACCTGGCGGCCGCAGCGGACCAGGTGGAGGCCCTGCGGCGGTTCGGACTGGACCCGGAGCGGCAGGAGCGGCTCGCGACGGAGGTTCTGGGCGCGGCCCTGGACTGGGTACTGTCGGGTAGCCGGGGTTCCGACCCCGGCCGGACCTCGCTGCTCGGCAGTCAACTGGACGAGCGGGGCCTGCGCTTCGGACTGGAGCGCTCGTACCGCGTCCTCGCACGGCTGGCGCGGCGTGGCGAGGAGAGGATCGAACTGGTGGAGCGGGCAAACCGTTTCCGTCCCCGGACGTGGGTGTGA
- a CDS encoding globin, whose protein sequence is MNEIPRGTLQEQTFYEQVGGEDTFRRLVRRFYEGVAQDPLLRPMYPEEDLGPAEERFALFLMQYWGGPTTYSQHRGHPRLRMRHAPFQVDAAAHDAWLRHMRVALDELGLAPEHEAQLWKYLTYAAASMINTAG, encoded by the coding sequence GTGAACGAGATTCCGCGGGGCACGCTTCAGGAGCAGACCTTCTACGAGCAGGTGGGGGGCGAGGACACCTTCCGCCGCCTCGTGCGGCGCTTCTACGAGGGGGTCGCGCAGGACCCGCTGCTGCGCCCGATGTACCCGGAGGAGGACCTGGGCCCCGCCGAGGAGCGGTTCGCGCTGTTCCTGATGCAGTACTGGGGCGGTCCGACCACCTACAGCCAGCACCGCGGCCACCCGCGCCTGCGGATGCGGCACGCGCCGTTCCAGGTGGACGCGGCCGCCCACGACGCGTGGCTGAGGCACATGCGGGTCGCGCTGGACGAGCTCGGGCTGGCGCCCGAGCACGAGGCGCAGCTGTGGAAGTACCTGACGTACGCCGCCGCGTCGATGATCAACACCGCGGGCTAG
- a CDS encoding acyl-CoA thioesterase, producing the protein MARHHYRCPLRWADMDAFGHVNNVVFLRYLEEARIDFMFRLAPGEGSESFTGGSVVARHEIDYKLPLVHRHEPVLIESWVTRIGAASLTIRYEVKDEATEDRPETVYVRAETVVVPYNLAAGRPRRITAEERHFLEEYLDEPRSEAIAA; encoded by the coding sequence ATGGCCAGACACCACTACCGGTGCCCCCTGCGCTGGGCGGACATGGATGCCTTCGGGCACGTCAACAACGTCGTCTTCCTCCGCTACCTGGAGGAGGCGCGGATCGACTTCATGTTCCGCCTCGCGCCGGGGGAGGGCAGTGAGTCCTTCACGGGCGGCTCCGTCGTGGCCCGTCACGAGATCGACTACAAACTGCCCCTCGTGCACCGCCACGAGCCGGTCCTCATCGAGTCCTGGGTGACCCGGATAGGCGCCGCGTCCCTGACCATCCGCTACGAGGTCAAGGACGAGGCGACCGAGGACAGGCCCGAGACGGTCTACGTGCGCGCGGAGACCGTGGTCGTGCCCTACAACCTCGCCGCCGGGCGGCCCCGCCGCATCACGGCCGAGGAGAGGCACTTCCTGGAGGAGTACCTCGACGAGCCGCGTTCCGAGGCCATCGCGGCATGA
- a CDS encoding VWA domain-containing protein, translating to MANFAKPSAPRFSVEVYQNEFLPEGGRDVHAIVTVTATGGAAATRAPVADGTAAVVLMVDCSGSMEYPPEKMRGAREATAAAVDTLRDGTAFAVIAGTHVAKEVYPGQGRLAVADATTRAQAKEALRGLSSGGGTAIGTWLRLADGLLRGSTAAIRHGVLLTDGRNEHEEPAVLRATLDACAGRFTCDARGVGTDWDVKEVTGIANALLGSADIVADPAHLAEDFTRMMENVMGKEVADVALRLWTPVGVEIQYVKQVAPVLQDLTDRRTEAGPRAGDYPTGSWGDESREYHVCVRVPTATVGQEMLAARATLVLPVPAGGPDGKPAVLAQGLVRAVWTDDLAASTAINAQVAHYTGQAELAEAIQQGLEARKMGDVGGATAKLGRAVQLASSSGNADTARLLSKVVDVVDAVAGTVRLKAKVADADEMTLDTRSTQTVRVKKT from the coding sequence ATGGCGAATTTCGCCAAGCCGAGTGCCCCGCGCTTCAGCGTGGAGGTGTACCAGAACGAGTTCCTCCCCGAGGGCGGACGGGACGTCCACGCCATCGTCACGGTCACCGCCACCGGCGGTGCCGCCGCCACCCGCGCGCCGGTCGCCGACGGCACGGCGGCCGTGGTGCTGATGGTCGACTGCTCGGGATCCATGGAGTACCCGCCGGAGAAGATGCGCGGTGCCCGTGAGGCCACGGCGGCCGCCGTCGACACCCTGCGCGACGGCACCGCCTTCGCCGTGATCGCCGGTACGCACGTGGCCAAGGAGGTCTACCCCGGCCAGGGGCGCCTCGCGGTCGCGGACGCGACCACCCGCGCCCAGGCCAAGGAGGCCCTGCGCGGGCTGAGCTCCGGCGGCGGCACCGCGATCGGCACCTGGCTGCGCCTCGCCGACGGCCTGCTGCGCGGCTCGACCGCCGCCATCCGGCACGGCGTCCTGCTCACCGACGGCCGCAACGAGCACGAGGAGCCGGCCGTGCTCCGCGCCACCCTCGACGCCTGCGCGGGCCGCTTCACCTGCGACGCGCGCGGGGTGGGCACCGACTGGGACGTCAAGGAGGTCACCGGGATCGCGAACGCGCTGCTCGGCTCCGCCGACATCGTGGCCGACCCGGCCCACCTCGCCGAGGACTTCACGCGCATGATGGAGAACGTCATGGGCAAGGAGGTCGCGGACGTCGCGCTGCGCCTGTGGACCCCGGTCGGCGTGGAGATCCAGTACGTCAAGCAGGTGGCCCCCGTCCTCCAGGACCTCACCGACCGCCGCACCGAGGCGGGTCCCCGGGCCGGCGACTACCCGACCGGGTCGTGGGGCGACGAGTCCCGCGAGTACCACGTGTGCGTCCGCGTCCCGACGGCCACCGTGGGCCAGGAGATGCTCGCCGCCCGCGCCACGCTGGTCCTGCCCGTTCCGGCGGGCGGGCCGGACGGGAAACCGGCCGTCCTGGCCCAGGGCCTGGTGCGGGCCGTGTGGACGGACGATCTGGCGGCGTCCACCGCCATCAACGCGCAGGTCGCCCACTACACCGGACAGGCGGAGCTGGCGGAGGCTATCCAGCAGGGCCTGGAAGCCCGCAAAATGGGCGATGTGGGGGGTGCCACGGCCAAGCTGGGGCGTGCGGTACAACTGGCGAGTTCCTCAGGAAACGCCGACACGGCACGACTCCTGTCGAAGGTGGTGGATGTGGTGGACGCGGTGGCGGGTACTGTGCGGCTGAAAGCGAAGGTCGCCGATGCCGACGAGATGACTCTTGACACGCGTTCGACGCAGACCGTCCGAGTGAAGAAGACCTGA